GGCTATGGCAGGGATCTATTCAATATTCAGGTTTCACGTCCTGGCTCGGGTTTTACAGACAAATGCCGTGATATTCCTCCGATTGCACCGAGATTCCGGGCCTTGATAGCTCAGTGAGATCTCGTCTGGCATCAATCAAAACAATCCAATCTTCGATATACCCTTTGTAGCACTGTCTAGCATTGTGTATCTCTGATGTTATGATCTGTTCAGCAAAAGTTGTGACTGTTACAGCATATCCAGCTAACAGGGCTGCCCACACGTATAAGCTTGACATTGGCTGAGTCGAAGCCTTTCTTGCTGTCCTAACATTAGCTGTAAGAGCACTGTCTATTTGTTACTCAATGAGATAGGCCCACAGGTGTAGATACTATCAGTTTGTACAAACCGCATCTTCATAGATATGTATATGTAGTGCTCCGCTATGTGAGGTGGAAATATATTTTCGCATGTTGGAATGAAATTGGTCGACAATCCAGGTGAAGCTCTCATAGTCATGCCCTATAGGTCATTACTAGCTTCAAGATTGATTTTTGAATTTCTGATGTCTGTTTCTGATTTCGTAACGCGTCCAATGTGTATTAGGGCTCTAGAAGTCTTTAGTATACGGAGTATTTCCCCGCTAGAGGTATCAGATCAATGAGTAGCTGCGTCGTCTGCAATGCCAAAATCTCCGGAATTCATAGTCATATTAAACACATTGGCTCAACTTAATAGAATATTCGTGCTTAACCTAAGGTACTCTGTATACAAGTACTTCTATATAAGACACCCAAACATTGACATCATCATGTGGCGCAGTGGCTGTAATCATGTGACCCACCAGCCCACCGCCTGCATTTAGGCTGCCAGAAAGTGGACGATCTCCCTAAGACCTAAAGTAGGAATAGCTCAATGACACTTTCTCTCCCATCCAGACGGCGGGCCTGTCTTTTATTATACCTATTACGACGCCCCTCAGTGCGACTCCACCCTAAACTGTTTTGCTGACGCAGCCTCTCACACTCGAGAAGAACAATGACTCCCTGAAACCCTCCAACTACAGCTTGTCATGACATTTGGTTCTGCGCTGTAGGAGTCCACGCATCACTTCTCTTCATGTGAGAGCAATCAGTGAGGCTTCACCGCTTTATATTCGCATGATGTCTTCGTCACCCGATTATGTGCACCCGCACGACAGCGCCAGCATCCCTAccgactccgactccgatTCCGACCTGGACCTCGAGGAACTCGATCCGGATACCGCTCCAGGTCATCGACCTTCACGGCTCTCAAGGGATGGCTCAACCGGCCAAGGAGGATACGGCCCTGGAATTGCATTGAGAAAGTTACGTGCCGGCGTTGGAAACCGGTTGAGGCGCAGCGTCTCCGGAATGAAGCATAGGGAGTCGGAAGAGGACACAAACGGTCTGCTGGAGGACCAGGATGGTGGCAGGATGCGGAGATCGCAGGCGAGCTCCCATAATTTGACTGACGATGATGCGCCGTTGCTTCACGAAGACCGGCGCATATCCGCTCATTCGTTAAGCAACCAAGGACCGACATCGAAAAAGGGATTCCGGTTACGGTTCTCCGGGTTTAGCACCATATTCAATCGTTCGTCCAGAAAGGCGCCCGTCACGGCAGAATCCCAGCCGCCACGAGATGTGCTAGTTGGGCAAGCGCAAAGATCGAAATACCCCCCGAACATCGTATCGAACGCGAAATACACACCATGGTCCTTCCTACCCCGTACTCTTTACAACGaattttccttctttttcaaCATCTACTTCCTATTGGTCGCTCTCTCGCAGATTATTCCCGTCCTTCGAATCGGCTATATGTCGTCATACATCGCACCGTTGGCTTTTGTGGTTTCAATATCGCTAGGAAAGGAGGCTTTGGATGACATTGGCCGTCGCAGAAGGGATGCCGAAGCAAATTCCGAGGAGTTCACCGTTTTGTCGCTTGATGGGTCTACAAGGAGAACGAATGAACACGTGTTGGAGATTACGAAGAAGTCTCGGGATCTAAAGGTCGGCGATGTTCTGAAAGTCCGGAAGAATCAACGTCTGCCCGCGGATGTTGTCATCCTAAAAAGCATTTCCGCCGACACTACCATTACGCAGCAAGAACCCGTTACTGAATCTCCCGTCGACCTGATCGATTCGGACCAAGGGCCGTCAGCACCTACGGATCCAGCACCCAGCTCTACTGCCACGCCAAATGAGAAAAATTCGTCTGCTGCTGATACTTTTATCCGGACTGATCAGTTAGATGGTGAAACGGACTGGAAATTGCGTTTGCCTTCTGTGTTGTCTCAGAGCCTACTCCTCGGTGAGCTTACTAGGCTTAAGATTACCGCCAGCGCCCCAGACCAGAGAGTCAATGAATTTGTTGGTGCCATCGAATTAGAGCCACCCTCTGGCTTCTATGATGCACACGTTCACAAGTCCCAAAATGGGAGGGATGATGAAGGTGAAAACCCGCAGAACAATTCTGCGCCGTTGAACATTGACAACACCGCGTGGGCGAACACTGTTCTCGCATCAAACACCACTACCTATGCCGCCATCATCTACACAGGCTCGCAGACGCGAGCCGCCCTCTCAACCTCCCCGTCTCGGTCGAAGGTCGGATTGTTAGAATATGAAATCAACAGTCTAACCAAGATCCTCTGCATTCTGACTTTCGCGCTTTCAGTTATCCTGGTGGCATTGAAAGGGTTTCAGCCCACCAACGATAAGGAGTGGTATGTGGCGATTATGATTTATCTAATTCTCTTCTCGACCATCATTCCCATGAGTCTGCGTGTCAATTTGGATATGGCCAAATCCGTGTACGGTCGATTTATCGAACGAGACAACGATATCCCGGATACTGTTGTTAGGACAAGTACGATTCCCGAAGACCTTGGCAGGATAGAGTATCTCCTCTCGGACAAGACAGGGACTCTGACCCAAAATGGTGAGTACCTTTCCCGGGAATTTGGTAATCTATCTAACATCTGTAGAAATGGAATTGAAGAAGATCCATGTTGGAACGGTCTCATACGCGAATGATGCCATGGATGAAGTTGCCTCGTATATTCATCAAAGTTTTGCCGGAAATGAATTGGTCACTCCCTCCTCCGTCTTTGGCGCTCAAGCAGGAACTGGAACTGCTCCCCGTACTAGAAGAGAGATTGGCTCTCGTGTCAGAGACCTCGTTCTAGCACTTGCCCTATGTCACAATGTCACGCCGACTAcagatgaagaggatggtGTAAAGGTTACGAACTACCAAGCTTCATCGCCCGACGAGATCGCCATTGTTCGGTACACGGAAGAGGTAGGACTCAAGCTAGCCTATCGCGACCGACAGTCGATCGTACTTGAGTCTACCGATAATGGGCAAGTTGTGGTGCGTGTGCGCATTCTGGATATCTTCCCGTTTACGTCGGACAGCAAGCGCATGGGTATCATCGTCCAATTCGAGCATGACGGGATACTGGAATCTCCAACGGACAACAGTGAAATATGGTTCTACCAGAAGGGTGCTGATACTGTGATGACTTCGATCGTTGCGGCAAATGACTGGCTCGATGAGGAGACCGCTAACATGGCTCGAGAGGGTCTGCGGACACTGGTTGTCGGCAGAAGGCGGCTTCCCATGCAGCAATACCAAGAGTTTACGGCAAAGTACAAGCAAGCATCGCTTGCACTGCAGGGTCGTGATGCGGGAATGGCCAAGGTTGTCAATGAACATCTGGAACGGGATCTGGAACTTCTCGGAGTAACGGGTGTGGAAGACAGGTTACAGAAAGATGTCAAGCCGTCTCTCGAGCTTCTCCGCAATGCAGGTGTGAAGATTTGGATGTTGACCGGAGACAAGGTGGAGACAGCACGCTGTGTCGCCATTTCGGCGAAGTTGGTGGCAAGAGGACAATATATCCATACCGTCGCCAAAGTTACTGATCCATCGGCCGCCCAAGAAGCCCTGGATTTTATCCGCAACAAGACCGATTGCTGCTTGCTCATTGATGGCGAGTCTTTATCATTGATGCTGGGCCAGTTTAGGTCACAGTTCATCTCCCTTGCGGTTCTGCTCCCAGCTGTCGTTGCTTGTCGATGCTCGCCGTCCCAAAAGGCACAGATTGCGGATTTGATTCGTCAACACACCAAGAAACGGGTGTGCTGTATTGGCGATGGTGGTAACGATGTATCGATGATCCAAGCAGCCGATGTCGGTATTGGCATTGTTGGCAAAGAAGGTCGCCAGGCGTCACTTGCAGCGGATTTTAGCATCACCCAGTTCCATCACCTGACGAAACTTCTCGTCTGGCACGGACGCAACTCCTACAAGCGGTCAGCGAAGTTAGCACAGTTTATCATGCATCGTGGTCTTGTCATCAGTGCATGCCAAACAATGTACAGCATTGCCAGCAGCTTCGATCCGAAAGGTCTCTTCATCAATTGGCTCATGGTCGGCTATGCCACAATATACACCAACGCCCCGGTTTTCTCCCTGGTTTTTGACCGCGACGTGGACGAACATCTGGCCAACCTCTACCCCGAACTATACAAGGAGCTAAAATCTGGCCGCAGCTTAAGCTACCGCTCATTTTTCATCTGGGTTTTCATCTCAGTCTACCAAGGCGCCGTGATCGAAGGACTCTCGCAGATCCTGCTGGACACCATCACCGGCCCACGGCTCATCAGCGTGTCGTTCACAGCCCTTGTGCTCAACGAATTGCTCATGGTCGCCATTTCCATCACCACCTGGCATCCAATCATGATCATCTGTCTCCTCGG
This sequence is a window from Aspergillus chevalieri M1 DNA, chromosome 5, nearly complete sequence. Protein-coding genes within it:
- the NEO1 gene encoding aminophospholipid-translocating P4-type ATPase NEO1 (BUSCO:EOG09260AZM;~COG:P;~EggNog:ENOG410PG6X;~InterPro:IPR018303,IPR023298,IPR023299,IPR001757, IPR023214,IPR006539,IPR036412,IPR008250,IPR032630, IPR032631;~PFAM:PF13246,PF16209,PF00702,PF16212;~TransMembrane:8 (i207-227o233-250i501-521o533-552i1082-1105o1135-1157i1178-1204o1224-1245i);~go_component: GO:0016021 - integral component of membrane [Evidence IEA];~go_function: GO:0000166 - nucleotide binding [Evidence IEA];~go_function: GO:0000287 - magnesium ion binding [Evidence IEA];~go_function: GO:0005524 - ATP binding [Evidence IEA];~go_function: GO:0140326 - ATPase-coupled intramembrane lipid transporter activity [Evidence IEA];~go_process: GO:0015914 - phospholipid transport [Evidence IEA]), which codes for MMSSSPDYVHPHDSASIPTDSDSDSDLDLEELDPDTAPGHRPSRLSRDGSTGQGGYGPGIALRKLRAGVGNRLRRSVSGMKHRESEEDTNGLLEDQDGGRMRRSQASSHNLTDDDAPLLHEDRRISAHSLSNQGPTSKKGFRLRFSGFSTIFNRSSRKAPVTAESQPPRDVLVGQAQRSKYPPNIVSNAKYTPWSFLPRTLYNEFSFFFNIYFLLVALSQIIPVLRIGYMSSYIAPLAFVVSISLGKEALDDIGRRRRDAEANSEEFTVLSLDGSTRRTNEHVLEITKKSRDLKVGDVLKVRKNQRLPADVVILKSISADTTITQQEPVTESPVDLIDSDQGPSAPTDPAPSSTATPNEKNSSAADTFIRTDQLDGETDWKLRLPSVLSQSLLLGELTRLKITASAPDQRVNEFVGAIELEPPSGFYDAHVHKSQNGRDDEGENPQNNSAPLNIDNTAWANTVLASNTTTYAAIIYTGSQTRAALSTSPSRSKVGLLEYEINSLTKILCILTFALSVILVALKGFQPTNDKEWYVAIMIYLILFSTIIPMSLRVNLDMAKSVYGRFIERDNDIPDTVVRTSTIPEDLGRIEYLLSDKTGTLTQNEMELKKIHVGTVSYANDAMDEVASYIHQSFAGNELVTPSSVFGAQAGTGTAPRTRREIGSRVRDLVLALALCHNVTPTTDEEDGVKVTNYQASSPDEIAIVRYTEEVGLKLAYRDRQSIVLESTDNGQVVVRVRILDIFPFTSDSKRMGIIVQFEHDGILESPTDNSEIWFYQKGADTVMTSIVAANDWLDEETANMAREGLRTLVVGRRRLPMQQYQEFTAKYKQASLALQGRDAGMAKVVNEHLERDLELLGVTGVEDRLQKDVKPSLELLRNAGVKIWMLTGDKVETARCVAISAKLVARGQYIHTVAKVTDPSAAQEALDFIRNKTDCCLLIDGESLSLMLGQFRSQFISLAVLLPAVVACRCSPSQKAQIADLIRQHTKKRVCCIGDGGNDVSMIQAADVGIGIVGKEGRQASLAADFSITQFHHLTKLLVWHGRNSYKRSAKLAQFIMHRGLVISACQTMYSIASSFDPKGLFINWLMVGYATIYTNAPVFSLVFDRDVDEHLANLYPELYKELKSGRSLSYRSFFIWVFISVYQGAVIEGLSQILLDTITGPRLISVSFTALVLNELLMVAISITTWHPIMIICLLGTALVYAASVPFLGDYFDLHYVITVDWLWRVVVVCAVSVVPVWAGKLVKHSWSPPSYRKVRG